In Deltaproteobacteria bacterium IMCC39524, the genomic stretch GTAAGTTCTTTCCCGGTTATATCCTGGTTCATGTCGAGTTGAACAGTGAGACCTGGCATATCGTTAAGGATACGCCAAAGGTCACCGGTTTTGTGGGCGGTGGAACAACGCCTCCGCCGATCCCGGATGATGAGGTGGCCAAGATTACTGCGCGCATGGAAGAAGGCGTGGAACGGCCCAAGCCGAAAGTCGAGTTTGAAGTTGGTGAAACCGTACGGGTTATCGATGGTCCGTTCCTTAATTTCACCGGCATTGTCGAAGACGTTAAGCCTGATAAGGCGAAGCTCAAGGTTATGGTCAGCATCTTTGGCCGTGTAACCCCCGTTGAGCTCGAGTTTATTCAGGTTGAGAAGACCAGCTGAACCGCTGGTGGAATATAGTTTTTAAGGAGTCATTTCATGGCCAAAAAGGTTGTTGGACAGATAAAATTGCAGATCGCTGCCGGTAAGGCAAACCCTTCACCACCAGTCGGTCCGGCATTGGGTCAGCACGGCGTAAACATCATGGAGTTCTGCAAGGCTTATAATGCCAGAACGCAGGATCAGGACGGCCTGATTATTCCGGTCATCATTACGGTCTATGCTGACCGCTCCTTTACTTTTATTACCAAAACTCCTCCCGCAGCGGTTCTGTTGCTGAAGGCTGCCAAGATTGCCAAAGGGTCTGGTGTGCCGAACAAGGACAAGGTTGGTAAAGTTACCAAGGCTCAGGTTGAGGAAATTGCCAAGCTCAAAATGCCTGACTTGAATGCATATAACATTGAAGGCGCCATGCGTATCATTGAGGGAACTGCCCGCAGCATGGGTCTCGAGGTTGAAGCTTAATTACTACACGCTGAATGCGGAGAATATAGACAATGGCAACTGGAAAACAGATTAAAGCGTCCAAGGAAAAAGTCGACCGAAACAAGAATTACGAGGTTGACGAGGCGTTGGCTCTGGTCAAAGAAACGGCATTCGCCAAATTTGACGAGTCGGTAGACGTGTCAGTCAAGCTCGGCGTTGACCCCCGTAAAGCAGACCAGATGGTGCGTGGTGCCGTTGTTCTGCCGAACGGTCTGGGTAAGACGATCCGTGTCTTGGTCTTTGCCAAGGGCGAAAAAGCTCTGGAAGCTCAGAACGCTGGTGCCGATCATGTTGGTGGTGACGACCTGGTCGACAAGATCAAAGATGGCTGGTTCGATTTTGATACCGCGATTGCTACTCCTGATATGATGGGAACCGTTGGTAAAATCGGCAAGCTTCTCGGCCCTCGTGGCCTGATGCCGAACCCGAAGGTTGGAACTGTTACCTTTGAGGTGAGCCGCGCTGTTGAAGAAGCCAAGTCCGGTAAGGTTGAGTATCGTGTCGAAAAAGCAGGTATCATCCATGCTCCTGTCGGCAAGGCTTCCTTTGACGCTGACAAGCTTAAGGGCAATCTGCTTACTTTGATGGACGCGATTTTTAAAGCCAAGCCGTCTACAGCCAAAGGTACCTATGTGAAGAAGGTTACCATTTCTTCAACAATGGGTCCTGGTGTCAATGTTGACGTGCCCGATCTGCAGGCACTCGTCAAATAATTATGACGTGTTACCGTAGCTGTTTTATGGCTACGTTTGTTACATAAAAGGCAACTCCTGGCCACAGACAGCAGGTACCTTGCGGTTTAATGGTACAGCCACCTGCCGAGGCGAGATGGATGGTGTGCGAGACAATCAGTCTCTTCTTCACCTTCTTGAAGGCTAGGATGAAGAGCTTGTAAAAGCTCGGAAATCTACAGGAAAGGAGGAGAGACATTGAATAAGCAAAGCAAAGAAGCTCTAATCGCGGAATTATCGGTCAAGCTTAAGGAAGCTAAAGCAGCTTTTCTGGCTGATTATCGTGGTCTTGACGTTGCTCAGGCAAATGACTTGCGGAATAAACTCCGTGAAACTGGGGTTGACTATCGGGTGGTTAAGAACACTCTGCTACGTCTGGCTTCGAAGGACACAGAGTCTGCATGTCTGGACGAGTACCTGAGTGGTCCGACATCAATTGCCCTGGTTAATGATGATCCGGTGGCACCAGCTAAAGCGTTGGTGGAGTTTGCCAAGAAGAACGAAGCTTTCGAACTGAAGGCAGGCATGCTCGACGGTAAGCTGTTGGCTATTGCAGACATCAAGGCCCTGGCTGAACTGCCAAGCCGTGAAGAGCTGCTGGCCAAAATGCTGGGTTCCATGAGCGCTCCGGCGTCCAACTTCGTTGGCGTTCTGGCTGCTGTGCCTCGTACATTTGTACAGGCTCTGTCGGCAATCAAAGATCAAAAAGACGCAGCCTGAGTTTTCTCTGGCTAACCGAATACAAATTAATAACTTAATCTAGATAAAGAATTACGGAGGATTTAGAACAATGGCTGATATCACAAAAGAACAAGTAATTGAATTCATCAAACAGATGAGCGTCCTTGAACTTGCTGAAATGGTCAAGGAACTGGAAGAAGTCTTTGGCGTTTCTGCTGCTGCCCCTGTGGCTGTTGCTGCTGCCGGTCCTGCTGCTGGTGGCGATGCTGCTGCTGAAGAGAAGACTGAGTTTGACGTTGTTCTCACCGCTATTGGCGACAAGAAAATCAACGTCATCAAGGTTGTCCGTGCTATCACCGGCCTGGGCCTGAAGGAAGCTAAGGACCTGGTTGATGGTACACCT encodes the following:
- the nusG gene encoding transcription termination/antitermination protein NusG, with amino-acid sequence MSEKKWYGVHTYSGYENKVKLNLEERIRSLGAEELFGEVLIPSETVVELKNGERKTSTRKFFPGYILVHVELNSETWHIVKDTPKVTGFVGGGTTPPPIPDDEVAKITARMEEGVERPKPKVEFEVGETVRVIDGPFLNFTGIVEDVKPDKAKLKVMVSIFGRVTPVELEFIQVEKTS
- the rplK gene encoding 50S ribosomal protein L11, which encodes MAKKVVGQIKLQIAAGKANPSPPVGPALGQHGVNIMEFCKAYNARTQDQDGLIIPVIITVYADRSFTFITKTPPAAVLLLKAAKIAKGSGVPNKDKVGKVTKAQVEEIAKLKMPDLNAYNIEGAMRIIEGTARSMGLEVEA
- the rplA gene encoding 50S ribosomal protein L1, with the translated sequence MATGKQIKASKEKVDRNKNYEVDEALALVKETAFAKFDESVDVSVKLGVDPRKADQMVRGAVVLPNGLGKTIRVLVFAKGEKALEAQNAGADHVGGDDLVDKIKDGWFDFDTAIATPDMMGTVGKIGKLLGPRGLMPNPKVGTVTFEVSRAVEEAKSGKVEYRVEKAGIIHAPVGKASFDADKLKGNLLTLMDAIFKAKPSTAKGTYVKKVTISSTMGPGVNVDVPDLQALVK
- the rplJ gene encoding 50S ribosomal protein L10, with product MNKQSKEALIAELSVKLKEAKAAFLADYRGLDVAQANDLRNKLRETGVDYRVVKNTLLRLASKDTESACLDEYLSGPTSIALVNDDPVAPAKALVEFAKKNEAFELKAGMLDGKLLAIADIKALAELPSREELLAKMLGSMSAPASNFVGVLAAVPRTFVQALSAIKDQKDAA
- the rplL gene encoding 50S ribosomal protein L7/L12, with product MADITKEQVIEFIKQMSVLELAEMVKELEEVFGVSAAAPVAVAAAGPAAGGDAAAEEKTEFDVVLTAIGDKKINVIKVVRAITGLGLKEAKDLVDGTPNTVKEGASKEEAEGIKSQLEEAGASVELK